One genomic segment of Theobroma cacao cultivar B97-61/B2 chromosome 6, Criollo_cocoa_genome_V2, whole genome shotgun sequence includes these proteins:
- the LOC18596739 gene encoding magnesium-chelatase subunit ChlI, chloroplastic: protein MASVLGTTSTAILASRSLVTPSSKPAIPSISIDPGQSYGRNFYGGFGVQGRKGRPPFHVAVTNVATDIDSVEKAQKLDAKESQRPVYPFAAIVGQDEMKLCLLLNVIDPKIGGVMIMGDRGTGKSTAVRSLVDLLPEIRVVFGDPYNSDPEDPESMGIEVREKVTKGEELTVMMAKINMVDLPLGATEDRVCGTIDIEKALTEGVKAFEPGLLAKANRGILYVDEVNLLDDHLVDVLLDSAASGWNTVEREGISISHPARFILIGSGNPEEGELRPQLLDRFGMHAQVGTVRDAELRVKIVEERARFDKNPKEFRDSYKAEQEKLQQQIASARSSLSSVQIDHDLKVKISKVCAELNVDGLRGDIVTNRAAKALAALKGRDKVTAEDIATVIPNCLRHRLRKDPLESIDSGLLVIEKFYEVFS from the exons GGCAGAGTTATGGGAGAAATTTTTATGGAGGGTTTGGGGTTCAGGGAAGGAAGGGAAGGCCTCCATTTCATGTTGCAGTAACTAATGTTGCTACTGACATTGACTCTGTTGAAAAG gctcagaagcTTGATGCTAAAGAAAGCCAGAGACCGGTTTATCCATTTGCTGCTATAGTAGGACAGGATGAGATGAAATTGTGTCTTCTGTTGAATGTGATTGATCCCAAGATTGGAGGTGTCATGATCATGGGTGATAGGGGAACAGGGAAATCTACAGCTGTTAGGTCCTTGGTTGATTTACTGCCTGAAATCAGAGTAGTTTTCGGGGACCCGTATAACTCAGACCCAGAAGATCCAGAATCAATGGGTATAGAAGTCAGAGAGAAGGTTACAAAAGGAGAGGAACTGACTGTTATGATGGCTAAAATCAACATGGTCGATCTGCCATTAGGTGCTACTGAAGATAGGGTCTGTGGAACCATTGACATTGAGAAAGCACTCACTGAGGGTGTCAAGGCATTTGAGCCTGGGCTTCTTGCTAAAGCTAATCGAGGGATTCTTTACGTGGATGAAGTTAATCTTTTAGATGACCACTTGGTAGATGTTCTTTTGGATTCTGCTGCTTCAGGATGGAATACAGTTGAGAGAGAAGGTATTTCCATCTCACATCCTGCACGGTTTATTCTGATTGGCTCAGGTAATCCAGAAGAAGGGGAGCTTAGACCACAGCTTCTTGATCGATTTGGAATGCATGCTCAAGTGGGGACTGTAAGAGATGCCGAGCTTAGAGTGAAGATTGTGGAGGAGAGAGCTAGGTTTGACAAAAACCCCAAAGAATTCCGCGATTCCTACAAGGCGGAGCAAGAGAAGCTCCAACAGCAGATTGCCTCAGCTAGGAGTTCTCTTTCTTCTGTTCAGATAGATCATGATCTAAAAGTGAAAATATCCAAGGTTTGTGCTGAGTTGAATGTTGATGGATTGAGAGGAGATATCGTGACTAATAGAGCTGCAAAAGCTCTTGCTGCTCTAAAGGGAAGAGATAAAGTGACTGCAGAAGATATTGCCACTGTCATCCCCAACTGCTTGAGACATCGTCTTCGGAAGGATCCTTTGGAGTCGATTGACTCTGGTTTACTTGTCATTGAGAAATTCTATGAGGTTTTTAGCTGA